The sequence CTCGGGAAACGCCCCATCTTCGCCGCCGGCGCCGGCGGCTACCCCAGCGCCAGTGCAGGTGTGCTTCCAAGACGGCACTGCCGGCTATGCCGGCACGCGCGACACCTACCTCGACCGCAGTTCCCCTACGACGCCTTTCGGAAGCCTGGATACACTGCGCGCCAGCGCCGATGCCGGCCAGGTGATGCTGTTGTCCTTCGATCTCTCTGCGGTTCCCCCCAACGCTCAGGTGCAGTCCGCGTACCTGCGCCTATATGCCGTGGAGCGCTCTGCGGCGGCCGGCATAAGCCTGTCCGCACACCAGGTGTATCGGGCATGGCAGGAGGAGCAGGCCATATGGAACAGTGCCAGCGCCGGCACCCCATGGGGCGCGCCCGGCTGTAACAGCACCATAACGGACCGCGCCGCGACGGCGGTCTCCAGCGCTCAGGTAAACGCCGTGAACGCCTGGGTCCAGTGGGATATTACGCCACTCGTCCAGCTGTGGATCAATGACCCGGCCCGCAACTATGGGCTGGTCCTGCGGGGCGCCGGCGACTCTTCCGTGCGCTACAGCTTCCGTTCTTCCGAATCCTCCAACATCACCCAGCGTCCCCAGCTTTGCCTGACCTACGTCGTGCCCGTCAATCAATGGGGACAGATTGTCGGTAAGGTCTGGCATGACCTTAACGGTGACGGGATACTACAGACGGGGGAGCCGGCGCTGGCCGGCGCCCGGCTTGAGCTGTGGCGCGGCCAGCAGAAGCTGAGCGAGTATACCACTACCTCCAGCGGCGCATATGCCTTCTCCACCCTGGTGCCGGACACCTATACCATTATCGAGGTCAATCCGCCGGGCTACCGCTCCACCACGCCTGACAGCCGGACGGTAACCGTGGCCGCCGGCGAGACGGTGCGGGTGGACTTCGGCGATCAGCGCGTCTCCCCGCCAAGGACCTCCCTCCTGCCCCTGCTCGGTTCCCGCTTCGGCGCAGTGACCCCGACGCCGGCTCCCACCCCGTACTGGCGGCCGGGGACTGGCTTGAGCGACAAGCAGGTGAACGCGCTCCTGCGCTTCAGCGATGCGTGTGACCGCGCCTATGCCGGCGTGGATGAGCTGGGCCTTTTCCGCACCCTGAACGGCGGCCAGAGCTGGGAACGCCGCGGCCTGGACTACAGCGTTCTGGAGATGGTCCTGGTGCCGTGGAACAACGCCTATCTCTTCGCCGCCACCTGGGGCGCCGGCGTGATGCACAGCGCGGACGGCGGCGCATCCTGGGTCGCCATGAACGCCGGTTTGGAGGGCCATCACTGGCTCTACGCCATCGCCATGGACCCCTGGCGCAACACCCTCTATGTCGGCACGGCCGACAGCGGCGTCTATAAGAGCACGAACAGCGGGGTATCCTGGTCGCCGGTCAACAACGGCCTGACGGACCTGGCGATACGCGCCCTGGCGGTAGACCCGGCGGCCGGCCAGTCGGTGGTGTATGCCGGCACCTTGGCGCACGGGGTTTTCAAATCCACCAACGGCGGGGCAAGCTGGCAGAACATCGGGCCGGCGAACGTGCGCGTGCGCGACATCGAGATTGACCCGCTCGATCCCAGCATTATCTTCGTGGCCACGGATGATGGGGTGTACCGGTCCTCCGACGGCGGAGGGAGCTGGCCGCCGGCCTATCATAAGCTGGCCGGCACCAGCGTCAACGCGCTGGCGTTACTGCGCACGGGCACCGATGCCTCGTCACCGCTGGTGGTATATGCCGGCCGTGAGGATCACGGGGTGTATATGAGCCGCGATGGAGGAGCTTCCTGGGAGGCGATGAACACCGGCCTGCCTGCCGGCACCAGTGTGCGCTCTCTCATCGTGGGAGGGACGGGCGCCGGCTGTCCACGGCTGTACGCCGGCACACGCGCCGGCAGTGTATGGGTCTGGCGGTAAACCCGCCGCGCTTACGACTTGGGGCGGGACGTGACACCAGCCTTGCCCTGCTCCTGGAGCATTTCCTGAATCCAGGAATTGAGGCGCTGAAGCTCAAAGGGTTTCTGAAGCACCGGCGCGCCGGCTTCCCGCAGAAACCCGGCGGTCTGCTCGTTGGCCATGTCTCCGGT comes from Anaerolineae bacterium and encodes:
- a CDS encoding DNRLRE domain-containing protein, yielding MNARGWWKWALLWLVGGLLFAWMAAPASGNAPSSPPAPAATPAPVQVCFQDGTAGYAGTRDTYLDRSSPTTPFGSLDTLRASADAGQVMLLSFDLSAVPPNAQVQSAYLRLYAVERSAAAGISLSAHQVYRAWQEEQAIWNSASAGTPWGAPGCNSTITDRAATAVSSAQVNAVNAWVQWDITPLVQLWINDPARNYGLVLRGAGDSSVRYSFRSSESSNITQRPQLCLTYVVPVNQWGQIVGKVWHDLNGDGILQTGEPALAGARLELWRGQQKLSEYTTTSSGAYAFSTLVPDTYTIIEVNPPGYRSTTPDSRTVTVAAGETVRVDFGDQRVSPPRTSLLPLLGSRFGAVTPTPAPTPYWRPGTGLSDKQVNALLRFSDACDRAYAGVDELGLFRTLNGGQSWERRGLDYSVLEMVLVPWNNAYLFAATWGAGVMHSADGGASWVAMNAGLEGHHWLYAIAMDPWRNTLYVGTADSGVYKSTNSGVSWSPVNNGLTDLAIRALAVDPAAGQSVVYAGTLAHGVFKSTNGGASWQNIGPANVRVRDIEIDPLDPSIIFVATDDGVYRSSDGGGSWPPAYHKLAGTSVNALALLRTGTDASSPLVVYAGREDHGVYMSRDGGASWEAMNTGLPAGTSVRSLIVGGTGAGCPRLYAGTRAGSVWVWR